A stretch of the Bdellovibrio sp. 22V genome encodes the following:
- a CDS encoding acyl-CoA carboxylase subunit beta, with product MSTEIPSGIQARLADLEKRNEAAMNGGGAARLAKHKQGGRLTARERIDVLVDPGSFVEMDRFVTHRCTNFGMDKNVVPGDGVVTGYGRINGKLIYLSSQDFTVIGGSMSRTQANKICKVMDLAMKNGAPFISINDSGGARIQEGIESLGGYADIFTRNTMSSGLIPQITAIMGPCAGGAVYSPSITDFVFMVKNTSYMFVTGPDVIKTVTHEEVTKEELGGATTHSAKSGVAHFAAEDDKHCLLLIRELMNFLPSNNLDDAPVLPTNDRPDRVTETLNTLIPENPKKPYDMLSVITECVDEGYFLEVHKHFAQNIIVGFARFNGRPVGIVANQPNVLAGCLNIEASRKAARFIRFCDAFNIPIVSFVDVPGFLPGKDQEWNGIITHGAKLLYAYAEATVPKITVITRKAYGGAYIVMGSKLLRSDVNLAYPSAEIAVMGAEGAVSIISREEISKAKDPAAEKARLTAEYEAKFSNPYVSAELGYTDEVIEPAMTRKRIIDSLEMLKHKRDITPAKKHGNIPL from the coding sequence ATCCAGGAAGCTTTGTTGAAATGGATCGCTTCGTCACACATCGCTGTACAAACTTCGGCATGGATAAAAACGTTGTTCCAGGTGACGGTGTTGTCACTGGTTACGGTCGTATCAACGGAAAACTCATCTATCTTTCTTCCCAAGACTTTACGGTTATTGGCGGATCGATGTCTCGCACACAAGCGAACAAGATTTGCAAAGTGATGGATCTTGCGATGAAGAACGGAGCGCCCTTTATCTCTATCAACGACTCTGGTGGAGCGCGTATTCAAGAAGGAATTGAATCGCTTGGCGGTTACGCTGACATTTTCACTCGCAACACAATGTCTTCCGGCTTGATCCCGCAAATCACGGCGATCATGGGGCCATGCGCGGGTGGTGCAGTTTACTCTCCGTCAATCACGGACTTCGTGTTCATGGTTAAGAACACAAGCTACATGTTTGTCACAGGTCCAGATGTTATTAAAACCGTGACTCATGAAGAAGTGACCAAAGAAGAACTGGGTGGAGCAACAACTCACTCTGCAAAATCAGGTGTCGCGCACTTCGCTGCGGAAGACGACAAGCACTGCTTGCTTTTGATCCGCGAGTTGATGAACTTCCTTCCTTCAAACAATTTGGATGATGCTCCTGTGCTTCCGACAAATGATCGTCCTGATCGCGTGACGGAAACGCTGAACACATTGATCCCTGAAAATCCTAAGAAACCTTACGACATGCTTTCAGTTATCACGGAGTGCGTGGACGAAGGTTACTTCTTGGAGGTTCACAAACACTTTGCTCAAAACATCATTGTAGGTTTTGCACGTTTCAACGGTCGTCCTGTTGGTATCGTTGCAAACCAACCGAATGTTTTGGCAGGCTGCTTGAACATCGAAGCATCTCGTAAAGCGGCGCGCTTCATCCGTTTCTGTGATGCCTTCAACATTCCTATCGTTTCTTTCGTCGACGTTCCTGGTTTCTTGCCTGGTAAAGATCAAGAGTGGAACGGCATCATCACTCACGGTGCGAAACTTCTTTACGCTTATGCGGAAGCAACAGTTCCAAAAATCACTGTGATCACACGTAAGGCGTACGGTGGTGCTTATATCGTGATGGGATCTAAACTTCTTCGCTCTGACGTCAACTTGGCTTACCCGTCTGCGGAAATCGCGGTGATGGGCGCTGAAGGTGCCGTGAGCATCATCAGCCGCGAAGAAATTTCGAAAGCGAAAGATCCTGCTGCGGAAAAAGCTCGTTTAACAGCAGAGTACGAAGCGAAATTCAGCAATCCATACGTATCTGCTGAACTTGGCTACACGGATGAAGTGATTGAGCCTGCGATGACTCGTAAGCGCATCATTGATTCTTTGGAAATGCTTAAACATAAACGCGATATCACTCCAGCGAAGAAACACGGAAACATTCCTCTTTAA